One bacterium DNA segment encodes these proteins:
- a CDS encoding FeoA family protein, translating into MVLSELKPGQGGKITKISGKGSVRRRILDMGVVKGADIEMERVAPLGDPIEVKIKGYHLSLRKEEASDIHVEIKK; encoded by the coding sequence ATGGTATTAAGCGAACTAAAACCAGGTCAAGGAGGCAAGATTACGAAGATCTCGGGCAAAGGTTCTGTTCGCAGGCGAATTTTGGATATGGGAGTTGTTAAGGGAGCGGACATAGAGATGGAGCGGGTTGCTCCATTAGGGGATCCGATTGAAGTAAAGATAAAAGGGTATCATCTCTCCCTGCGTAAAGAAGAAGCTTCGGATATACATGTGGAAATAAAAAAATGA
- a CDS encoding metal-dependent transcriptional regulator, which produces MKKDKKCSPDMEDYLEAILILKERHKVARVRDISRLMNVKPPSVASALQTLSRDNFVIHEAYGYVDLTPEGEELAKRIQKRHEMLSKFLREILCINPKIAAEDACRMEHAISQETSKKLTKFLEFVQTCPDHDRPDWLKSFDHYFKTGKRLKCKIRELKQKDETK; this is translated from the coding sequence ATGAAAAAAGATAAAAAATGCAGCCCGGATATGGAGGATTATCTGGAGGCTATACTTATTCTTAAAGAAAGACATAAGGTTGCGAGAGTTAGAGACATAAGCCGCCTGATGAATGTAAAACCGCCCAGTGTAGCCTCAGCTCTACAGACTCTTTCCAGAGATAATTTTGTGATTCATGAGGCATATGGCTATGTTGACCTTACTCCAGAAGGAGAAGAATTAGCTAAAAGAATACAAAAGCGGCATGAAATGCTGAGCAAATTCCTGAGAGAAATTCTGTGTATTAATCCAAAAATAGCGGCAGAAGATGCCTGCAGAATGGAGCATGCGATCAGTCAGGAAACATCAAAAAAGTTGACAAAGTTCTTAGAGTTTGTGCAAACCTGCCCGGATCATGATAGACCTGATTGGCTGAAGAGTTTTGATCATTATTTTAAGACTGGCAAGCGGCTAAAGTGTAAGATAAGAGAGCTTAAACAGAAAGATGAGACTAAGTAA